A single window of Debaryomyces hansenii CBS767 chromosome F complete sequence DNA harbors:
- a CDS encoding DEHA2F01056p (highly similar to uniprot|P41940 Saccharomyces cerevisiae YDL055C PSA1 GDP-mannose pyrophosphorylase (mannose-1-phosphate guanyltransferase) synthesizes GDP-mannose from GTP and mannose-1-phosphate in cell wall biosynthesis), which translates to MKGLILVGGYGTRLRPLTLTLPKPLVEFGNRPMILHQIEALAKAGVTDIVLAVNYRPEVMVSTLKKYEAEYGVTITFSVEEEPLGTAGPLKLAEKVLKKDDTPIFVLNSDVICDYPFQELADFHKTSGGKATIVATKVDEPSKYGVIVHDRDTPNLIDRFVEKPVEFVGNRINAGLYILNPSVIDLIEMKPTSIEKETFPILVENKELYSFDLEGYWMDVGQPKDFLSGTVLYLTALSKKEPKKLCNEKFIHGGNVLVDPSAKIHPSALIGPNVVIGPNVVVGEGARIQRSVLLSNSEVKDHAWVKSTIVGWNSRIGKWARTDGITVLGDDVEIKNEVYVNGAKVLPHKSISSNVEHEAIIM; encoded by the coding sequence ATGAAGGGATTAATTTTAGTCGGTGGTTACGGTACCCGTTTGAGACCTTTGACTTTGACTTTACCAAAGCCATTGGTTGAATTTGGTAACAGACCAATGATTTTGCATCAAATCGAAGCATTAGCTAAGGCCGGTGTTACTGATATTGTCTTGGCTGTTAACTACAGACCAGAAGTTATGGTCTCTACCTTAAAGAAATACGAAGCTGAATACGGTGTTACCATCACTTTCTCCGTTGAAGAAGAACCATTAGGTACTGCAGGTCCATTAAAGTTGGCTGAAAAGGTTTTAAAGAAGGATGACACTCCTATCTTTGTTTTGAACTCTGATGTCATCTGTGACTACCCATTCCAAGAATTAGCAGACTTCCACAAGACTAGCGGTGGTAAAGCTACTATTGTCGCAACAAAGGTTGACGAACCATCCAAGTATGGTGTTATTGTCCATGATAGAGATACTCCAAACTTGATCGACCGTTTCGTCGAAAAGCCAGTTGAGTTTGTTGGTAACAGAATCAATGCTGGTTTATATATCTTGAACCCATCTGTCattgatttgattgaaatGAAGCCTACTTCTATTGAAAAGGAAACTTTCCCTATCTTAGTTGAAAACAAGGAATTATACTCCTTTGACTTGGAAGGATACTGGATGGATGTTGGTCAACCAAAGGATTTCTTGAGCGGTACTGTTTTGTACTTAACTGCCTTATCTAAGAAGGAACCAAAGAAGTTATGTAACGAAAAATTCATTCACGGTGGTAATGTGTTGGTTGATCCATCTGCAAAGATCCATCCATCTGCTTTAATCGGTCCTAACGTTGTCATTGGTCCAAatgttgttgttggtgAAGGTGCCAGAATCCAAAGATCTGTCTTGTTATCTAACTCTGAAGTTAAGGACCACGCCTGGGTTAAGTCTACCATTGTTGGTTGGAACTCCAGAATTGGTAAGTGGGCAAGAACTGATGGTATTACTGTTTTAGGtgatgatgttgaaattAAGAATGAAGTCTATGTTAACGGTGCAAAGGTCTTACCACATAAATCTATTTCCTCTAACGTCGAACATGAAGCTATTATTATGTGA
- a CDS encoding DEHA2F01078p (similar to uniprot|Q07376 Saccharomyces cerevisiae YDL054C MCH1 Protein): MLKHKTFINRISHSIKHYLSFHVSIANLKKISFFISLFSCLTSGSIMLFSLFSSSLHELYGINYLHINFIASLSAIGMYLCLPVLGYLADCYGPSLLSLISIWFFVPSYFVNSQVIKSLEYNNVMKIHLYAFGICFFFIGLATSSLYFSSLLTCAKIYPEHKGLAISLPVTCYGLSTLLGSQLMKLSYFKQYNGFLNLHKVFNFFGVLYLVMGILNFVSSSVVSMESEIIFTNEDEMEEADEESPLMTSRSRHSHHSCEDDDNLIPERSIIEPLKHQERFINFLKDKSAWLLLASLILNIGPMESFQNNLGSIIINSNSESNLSDQVSIMAASSTVTRLAMGGLSDYLSSSKRKFPICRVNLLIINLAIGIVGQFMVTRSTRFSIVSILNGSSYGGLFTIYPTIVASIWGIDMMGSTWGSFMIAPAIGSIGFSIFYGNEVDNKCGVDYSSCLQHYFNLTAVGLSVSLILIIIVWKGIWAKRGYRVF; this comes from the coding sequence ATGCTTAAACATAAAACTTTCATAAATAGGATTTCTCATTCTATCAAGCATTATCTATCATTCCACGTTTCAATTGCaaacttgaaaaagataTCATTCTTTATATCCTTATTCTCATGTCTTACATCCGGATCAATAATGCTATTTTCACTATTTTCGTCATCATTACATGAATTATATGGCATAAATTACCTACATATCAACTTCATTGCGTCATTATCTGCTATTGGGATGTACTTATGTCTACCTGTGCTAGGCTATTTGGCTGATTGCTACGGTCCCTCATTACTTTCGCTAATTCTGATCTGGTTTTTTGTTCCCAGTTATTTTGTTAATTCCCAAGTTATTAAAAGTCTCGAATATAACAATGTGATGAAGATCCACTTATATGCATTTGGAATTTGTTTTTTCTTCATAGGATTGGCTACATCGTCATTATACTTTCTGAGCTTGTTGACCTGCGCAAAAATTTATCCCGAACATAAAGGTTTGGCTATATCATTACCTGTTACATGCTATGGATTATCGACGTTATTAGGATCGCAGTTGATGAAACTCTCTTATTTCAAACAGTATAATGGGTTTTTGAACTTGCACAAGGtgttcaatttctttggcGTTCTATACTTGGTGATGGGAATATTGAATTTCGTATCGAGCTCTGTTGTTAGCATGGAGTCAGAGAttatatttacaaatgAAGACGAAATGGAGGAAGCAGATGAAGAACTGCCATTAATGACATCTAGATCAAGACATTCACACCACAGCTGCGAAGATGACGACAACTTAATTCCTGAACGGTCAATAATTGAACCACTTAAGCACCAAGAACggtttattaattttttgaaggACAAATCTGCATGGTTACTATTAGCCTCcttaatattgaatattggCCCCATGGAAAGTTTTCAGAATAATTTGGGTTCAATCATTATAAATAGCAATTCTGAGAGTAACCTATCTGACCAAGTCAGCATAATGGCTGCATCATCGACAGTCACTAGATTGGCTATGGGAGGGTTGTCGGATTATTTATCCTCCAGTAAGAGAAAATTCCCAATATGTCGTGTCAATTTGTTGATCATCAATTTGGCCATCGGAATAGTTGGCCAATTCATGGTGACGAGACTGACTCGTTTTTCGATAGTATCTATTTTGAATGGTTCGTCGTATGGTGGGTTATTCACCATATATCCTACTATCGTCGCCTCGATATGGGGGATCGACATGATGGGGTCTACTTGGGGCTCGTTCATGATAGCTCCTGCTATCGGGTCGATTGGATTTTCGATTTTCTACGGGAATGAGGTTGATAACAAATGCGGTGTCGACTACTCAAGCTGTTTGCAGCATTATTTCAACCTCACCGCTGTTGGGTTATCGGTGAGCTTGatcttgataataatcGTCTGGAAAGGAATATGGGCAAAACGCGGATATAGGGTTTTTTAG
- a CDS encoding DEHA2F01100p (highly similar to uniprot|P09201 Saccharomyces cerevisiae YLR377C FBP1 Fructose-1 6-bisphosphatase key regulatory enzyme in the gluconeogenesis pathway required for glucose metabolism): MSTQHNSVSEQMNVDTDIITLTRFILQEQQKEAPNATGELSLLLNSLQFAFKFIAHNIRRAELVNLIGISGSANSTGDVQKKLDVIGDEIFINAMKSSNNVKVLVSEEQEDLIVFEGGGRYAVCTDPIDGSSNIDAGVSVGTIFGIYRLKEDSQGSIKDVLRKGTEMVAAGYTMYGASAHLMLTTGQGVNGFTLDTQLGEFILTQPHLTIPKTRAIYSVNEGNSHYWADSAKQYIADLKKPQEDGKPYSARYIGSMVADIHRTILYGGIFAYPADSKSKNGKLRILYECFPMAMLMEQAGGAAINDKGERILEILPKGIHDKSGIWLGSTGEVDRYLTYLK; this comes from the coding sequence ATGTCCACACAACACAATTCAGTCTCTGAACAGATGAACGTCGACACCGACATCATCACGTTGACCAGATTTATTTTGCAAGAACAGCAAAAAGAAGCCCCAAATGCTACTGGTGAATTGTCATTGTTATTAAACTCGTTACAATTTgctttcaaattcattgCTCACAACATTAGAAGAGCCGAATTGGTCAATTTGATTGGTATCAGTGGTAGTGCTAACTCTACTGGTGATgttcaaaagaaattggatgTGATTGGagatgaaattttcatcaatgCTATGAAATCGTCGAACAACGTCAAAGTTTTAGTTTCAGAGGAACAAGAAGACTTGATTGTTTTCGAAGGAGGTGGACGTTATGCTGTTTGTACCGATCCAATTGACGGATCGTCTAATATTGATGCTGGTGTTTCTGTTGGTACTATCTTCGGTATCTATAGATTGAAGGAAGATTCTCAGGGATCCATCAAGGATGTGTTGAGAAAGGGTACCGAAATGGTTGCTGCTGGTTACACTATGTACGGTGCTTCTGCTCACTTAATGTTGACCACAGGACAAGGTGTCAACGGCTTCACTTTGGATACACAATTGGGTGAATTCATTTTGACTCAACCACACTTGACCATTCCTAAGACCAGAGCTATTTACTCTGTCAACGAAGGTAACTCTCATTACTGGGCTGACAGTGCCAAACAATATATCGCAGACTTGAAGAAGCCACAAGAAGATGGAAAGCCTTACAGTGCAAGATACATTGGTTCTATGGTTGCTGATATTCACAGAACTATATTGTACGGTGGTATTTTCGCATATCCAGCTGATTCTAAGCTGAAAAATGGTAAGttaagaattttatatGAATGTTTCCCAATGGCTATGTTGATGGAACAAGCCGGTGGTGCAGCCATTAACGATAAGGGTGAAAGAATCTTAGAAATTTTGCCAAAAGGAATCCATGACAAGAGTGGTATCTGGTTAGGCTCAACCGGTGAAGTTGATAGATACTTAACTTAcctcaaataa
- a CDS encoding DEHA2F01122p (weakly similar to uniprot|Q9P8Q5 Candida albicans IPF3432 Unknown function), protein MSGGWAEKLTNASASNSSNVSNVSSKPVTTSPSSTSAAIKSKKPHPVNADSLQPNTFNGKEILHYLSTSYNTHLQHAKEDKEGENIKVYRSLESSSQWKTKPSSTKIAASSANTAGPNSKSKYNSKNVIRNQRDSTGKTNGNIDLLFELNRSIYQQQQHQSAHKK, encoded by the coding sequence ATGTCAGGGGGGTGGGCCGAAAAGCTAACAAATGCATCTGCTTCGAACCTGTCGAATGTATCGAACGTTTCAAGCAAACCAGTGACAACACTGCCATCATCGACATCTGCAGCAATCAAGTCCAAAAAACCTCATCCTGTCAATGCTGATTCATTACAGCCGAATACGTTCAATGGcaaagaaatattacaCTACTTGAGCACGTCATATAACACCCATCTACAGCACGCAAAAGAGGACAAGGAGGGCGAAAACATCAAAGTCTACCGGTCGTTGGAATCGTCGTCGCAGTGGAAGACCAAACCCTCCTCCACCAAAATCGCAGCTTCTTCTGCAAACACCGCCGGtccaaattcaaaatccaaatacaattccaaaaacGTTATCCGGAACCAACGGGATAGCACTGGCAAAACGAATGGTAATATAGACCTATTGTTCGAATTAAATAGATCTATATAccagcaacagcaacacCAGCTGGCCCATAAGAAGTAG
- a CDS encoding DEHA2F01144p (highly similar to uniprot|P32915 Saccharomyces cerevisiae YLR378C SEC61 Essential subunit of Sec61 complex (Sec61p Sbh1p and Sss1p)), with protein MSGFRVLDLVKPFTPFMPEVIAPERKVAFQQRLMWTGVTLLIFLVMSEIPLYGIASSDGSDPLYWLRMMLASNRGTLMELGISPIVSAGMVFQLLQGTKLITVDMSNKNDRDQFQTAQKLFAILLAVGQATVYVLTGMYGPPSSLGTGVCLLLVLQLVFAGIVVILLDELLQKGYGLGSGISLFTATNVCEQVFWKAFAPTTSNIGKGTEFEGAVVALFHLLGSRKDKKRALLEAFYRSHLPNMFQLIATVFVFLLVVYLQGFRIELPIKSTRQRGPYGLYPIRLFYTSNIPIMLQSALSSNIFIISQMLFVRWPNNIFVKILGSWDTRQGAAQLYAVSGLAYYIQPPLSFTEALLDPIKTIIYIIFVLGSCAVFSTTWIEISGASPRDVAKQFKEQGLVIAGHRDTSAYRELKKIIPTAAAFGGATIGALSVFCDLMGTLGSGTSILLSVTTIYGYYELAMKEGGFGKSVVSSFSDGI; from the coding sequence ATGAGTGGGTTTCGTGTGTTAGATTTGGTTAAGCCATTTACACCATTTATGCCAGAGGTGATTGCACCTGAAAGGAAAGTGGCATTCCAACAAAGACTTATGTGGACAGGTGTGACTTTATTGATTTTCCTTGTGATGAGTGAAATTCCATTATATGGGATCGCTTCCAGTGACGGCAGTGATCCGTTATACTGGTTGAGAATGATGTTGGCGTCCAACCGTGGTACATTGATGGAATTGGGTATATCACCAATTGTGTCGGCCGGTATGGTTTTCCAGTTATTGCAGGGAACCAAATTGATTACTGTTGACATGAGCAATAAGAACGACAGAGATCAATTCCAGACTGCGCAAAAGTTGTTTGCTATTTTATTGGCTGTCGGTCAGGCTACTGTTTACGTATTGACTGGTATGTACGGGCCACCATCATCTTTAGGTACTGGtgtttgtttattattggTGTTACAATTGGTGTTTGCCGGTATTGTTGTCATCTTATTAGATGAACTTTTGCAAAAGGGCTACGGTCTTGGTAGTGGTATTTCTTTGTTCACTGCTACAAACGTTTGTGAACAGGTATTCTGGAAAGCATTTGCCCCAACTACCTCAAACATTGGTAAAGGCACCGAATTTGAAGGTGCGGTTGTGGCCTTATTCCACTTATTAGGTTCTCGTAAAGATAAAAAGAGAGCACTTCTCGAAGCTTTCTATAGATCTCACTTACCAAACATGTTCCAATTGATTGCTACGGTCTTTGTTTTCTTATTGGTTGTCTACTTGCAAGGTTTCAGAATCGAGTTGCCAATTAAATCAACCAGACAAAGAGGTCCATACGGATTATATCCAATCAGATTATTCTACACTTCTAACATCCCAATTATGTTGCAGAGTGCGTTATCATCaaacattttcatcatttcgCAAATGTTGTTTGTCAGATGGCCAAATAACATTTTTGTCAAGATCTTGGGAAGCTGGGATACCAGACAGGGGGCGGCACAATTGTATGCCGTCAGTGGTTTGGCATACTATATCCAACCTCCCTTATCCTTCACCGAAGCATTATTAGATCCAATCAAGACTATCATTTACataatatttgttttgGGATCTTGTGCTGTATTCTCCACCACCTGGATTGAAATCAGTGGTGCATCTCCAAGAGACGTTGCTAAGCAGTTCAAGGAACAAGGATTGGTTATCGCAGGGCACAGAGACACCTCTGCTTACagagaattgaagaagatcatTCCTACTGCTGCTGCTTTCGGTGGTGCCACTATCGGTGCTTTATCGGTATTCTGTGACTTGATGGGTACTTTAGGTTCTGGTACATCTATTTTATTATCCGTTACAACTATTTATGGTTACTACGAATTGGCCATGAAGGAAGGTGGTTTCGGTAAATCAGTTGTCAGCAGCTTCTCCGATGGTATTTAA